A section of the Oncorhynchus gorbuscha isolate QuinsamMale2020 ecotype Even-year linkage group LG04, OgorEven_v1.0, whole genome shotgun sequence genome encodes:
- the LOC124034410 gene encoding ras-related protein Rab-35-like — MARDYDYLFKLLIIGDSGVGKSSLLLRFADNTFSGSYITTIGVDFKIRTVEINGEKVKLQIWDTAGQERFRTITSTYYRGTHGVIVVYDVTSAESFVNVKRWLHEINQNCDDVCRILVGNKNDDPNSKVVETTDAQKFAEQMSINLFETSAKENINVEEMFNCITELVLRAKKEVQAKQQQQQQKHVVKLTKNSKRKKKCC, encoded by the exons GAGTGGGGAAGAGCAGTCTCCTCCTGCGGTTTGCAGACAACACATTTTCAG GTAGCTACATCACCACGATTGGAGTGGACTTCAAGATCCGGACAGTGGAGATCAATGGGGAGAAGGTGAAGCTGCAGATCTGGGATACGGCAGGACAGGAGCGCTTCCGCACCATCACCTCCAC ATACTACAGAGGAACACATGGGGTCATAGTGGTATATGATGTCACAAGTGCTGAATCCTTTGTCAATGTGAAACGATGGCTACATGAAATCAACCAGAACTGTGATGACGTGTGTCGAATATTAG TGGGAAACAAGAACGACGATCCCAACTCAAAGGTGGTGGAGACGACTGACGCACAGAAGTTTGCAGAGCAGATGAGCATCAACCTCTTTGAGACGAGTGCAAAAGAGAACATCAATGTGGAAGAG ATGTTTAACTGCATCACAGAGCTAGTGCTGAGAGCCAAGAAGGAGGTGCAGgccaagcagcagcagcagcaacagaa ACACGTGGTAAAACTCACCAAGAACAGTAAACGAAAGAAAAAGTGCTGCTAG